The stretch of DNA TCAAATCAAGAAATGTGATCTACTCTATAAgaaaggaagataaaaaaaattggatgtgCCAGTTTTTACGAGAGGAATGTTGGTTTTATTCTTTTGAATGCATGACCACATACCAGTAGCCATATCAAAAAGATTTCTTCTCCTTGCTCATGCTTTCAtattattaatatgtttatttatatgCTTTCTTCAGATATGGTCAAGAATAAAGGCTTCTTGCCGTCGGGCCGCTCAGAAATTCATAGACAAAGAAATCAGATAAAGGCTATTATCAACTCTTTGCTTCCAGCTTGCAACAGTGCTGATCCAGATACTCATGTTGCATTTAATGCAGATGCAATAATTGCCAACCCTCCAGCATACGGTTagactctaaattttttttgtccctTTCCATTCATCAcaataacaaaatcaataaCATAGACAACAAAGTGTTTTTCTATTGTAATGAGAATGTAataaaacattttatcaaatgaCAAGAGATTGTATAGTAACCAAAACTGGATTCAACAACAAACTTGCTGCCTGGTAAAATTTAAGGAATTTGATCCTCTAAAGTGTAGAGGTACAGTTTACAGATTAAAGTGCAGAATGGTAATCTCAGTTCATTATACTGTGCTTGTATTGTATAAAAATCCAAGCTGCTAATCCATAAGTGCAAGTGCATTTCATAGAATGCCATTCTtaagtttaaattattttttacagtATCACCTAAAGGTACAACAGTTTGAAGATTACATTGTCAAATAATGAAAATGGTATATTGCTAAGAGTTATATAGGAGAGATTAACTTGCGACCTGTTTCAGCGGCTGTGAGAATCAAATCATGgcagaaagagaaggaaagggAAACGCCTTTCACCATTGATGATTTGATGTCTTAGTTTTTACAATGTCCATAATGAGTGAATCATATCTTAAGATCTTGACAAGAATTTCCTCCTTTTGTGTAACTAAGAATGGAAAAGTCAATCACAAATTGTTAATAGCAAATTGAAAGAAATTCATCGACAGAGTATAGAAATGactataaaattaacaaataacgTGGCATTGTTTACATCCAATGTATAATGAAAAAGTATCTCACGTTCTTTTAATGTATGAAATTATGCAGGGCATACTCATGTTGCTGAGTTTCTAAAAGTTCCACTTCACATATTCTTTACAATGCCATGGACGTAAGTCTTGCTTGGTACACGGACTAATCCTGCACTTAGTCACCTGTATTTTTGACCGAATTATGTGCTATATTGCATCATTCATTGACTTGGGCATTAGGAAGGTTCTCAGTAAGGCTCGTTTATTGATTTGTTGTTAGCATAAAGATTATATGAGCAACTAATATAGGTATAAGGATCTTATTCTAATGATGTTTGACTATATTTTCAGGCCAACAAATGAATTCCCTCATCCTCTTTCCCGCGTTAAGCAACAAATTGCATATAGAGTAAGTTACATGGCCTCGGAGAGTTAATCCAACATAATCAATCTATTAGTTTCACTTGATATGACTAAGTTATCAGTTTTTTGTATGTCTTTCAGCTGTCATATCAAATAGTTGATTCTTTAATCTGGCTTGGAATACGAGATTTAATAAATGAATTtaggaagaagaagctaaagctAAGGCCTATTACTTATCTAAGTGGATCTTATACGTCCCCTCCTAACATGCCCTATGGTTATATATGGAGCCCTCATTTGGTCCCTAAACCAAAAGGTTAGATatgcatttatattttatagtgTCATCTCATCTTTCCATTTTTGGCACTCTCTAACTCCAAGCTGTTTCTTGATGATGTTACGATAGACTGTTTGTGTTTTGCTTCTTGTTTTGCAGATTGGGGACCCAAcattgatgttgttggattttgtTTCCTTGACCTTGCTTCAGATTATGAGCCACCAATATCATTATTAGAGTGGCTTGAAGAAGGCGAAAAGGAAGGCAAAAAACCTATATATATTGGATTTGGTAGCCTTGTGAGTTTCTTTGCGACTGTTCACTTGTTTGGTCTTTTGGATATGTGATTACACAGCAATAAATTTGCAGTTTTTTTCCCTCTAGTCTAGCAACCAGTATAATCTAACTGTAGTTGTCAAGTCTGTCCATTATGGAGTGATATTCCAGCACTAATTATTTTCATAAGCAGCACTCGAACTTGAGACCCTGATTAAAGAGAATAAGTTCAACCAATAATTATTGGTGCATTCTTTTTTGTCTGAATATAACTTTCTCAGGTAACTTTTGCAATGAACCATAATTAACTCAGTGGCTTGTCCCTATTCAGGCATTGAATTGAATGTAACAACTTATTTTGTGATGGGACTTTGGAAAATTTAATGTGGAAGTGATAGTTAAGAGCCTAATTATTATGTCCTGTTCCAGGAAGTGTCCACAACTAAAGTTTGAGTATTCCTATACCAACAACACTAATTACGAGAGCTCTTTCCTGAATTGAGTGGTGTATAAGGATTAATCTTATTTAGATGGCAAAACATCATGAAAGGATAGCCCTAGAAGCTAAATGCTTGGCAATAGCCAAAGCAGATATAGAAAAACCGCTGAGctactcttttttttctatgttGTTATTCTACACTTGATCTAGTTAACTGTCAAAATATTTGCCACTACTAAAATGTCTGCAAACCCATTCTAATgtaatttccttttcttttttaatcttattttgagcAGCCTCTAGAGCAGCCAGACAAAATGACACAAATTATAATTGAAGCTCTGGATAAAACCGGGCAGAGAGGAATCATCAACAAAGGCTGGGGTGGACTTGGGAATTGTGAGTCTTGATTTTCTGCCTGTATCATGCCAGCAGTATACTGCATTTTTCACCTCATTGTGAAGCATATAGTAATTTCTGTTTCTCAGTGGCAGAAACAAAGAATTCCGTGTACTTATTGGACAACTGTCCACATGATTGGCTATTCCCAAGATGCAAGGCTGTGGTAAGTATACAACTTCTCTAAGTGGCTTAGAAGTCAATTGTTTTGAGCATAACATTGAAACTTGGTTGTAAGATGTTGTAAATGTTTCCAGGTGCATCATGGGGGTGCTGGAACAACTGCTGCTGGTCTTAGAGCTGCAGTAATGTATCTTGCATTTGTGAATTTTGTAATCTAAGTGGTATATTCATCCTACAACAAGAACATCTCTGTTTGTTTCTGCAGTGCCCAACAACAATTGTACCATTCTTTGGGGACCAGCCATTTTGGGGAGAGCGAGTGCATGCCAGAGGAGTAGGCCCGGCACCAATTCCAGTGGATGAATTTACATTAGGCAGGCTGGTTGATGCTATAAACTATATGCTGAAGCCAGaggtaatatatatatatgcgaTCAAAGTGGTTAGTATTTGTCTCATACCATATGTaccagaaaaaaggaaaagtagaGAAAGCTTTTAGATGTAAAGGGAACTAATCATCAGAGACAAAGCCAAGCATAAGATCCATTTATAATTTCCTCCTAAAATACAGCATGGAATCATACAGAAGAGagtataaataaaacaaatgcaAGTTATGTTCACAATTTTGGCTTTTTATTAGGACTACATGTTTTACATCGAACTTACATCTCACAGGTGAAAACGAATGCCGAAGAACTTGCCGATGCCATGAAACACGAAGATGGGGTGGCAGGAGCAGTTGCAGCCTTCTATAAACATTATCATCCTCAAACACTTGATTCCGAGACCAACCATCAACTGGTAGCCACCGTGCCTAGACTTGGGTTCTCCTTCCTAGGATGCTTTGGTCTCTCTAGATCTAAATCCACAACTTCTAGATAGATATCAATCATCGTTATTCTAGATAGATATAAATCCTCGTACAACTAACTTGCTCACTTAAATCACATGTTCACCCTTCAGTCTATTCTAATGTAATGTGCCATTAAGAAATGTAAATCGTGTTTTTTTGTTCTGTGTAATCATCTCCATGGATATTTCTGAATGATCCATCAGGATCCAATTTACTTGTAAATGATAATCACTCTTCTCTCTTATTTAGCAGCAAATAGTGAATGTTCCTGCTCCTCATTTCATTGATCAATGCTACTTGTTTTACACCCACTGCTGGATGGAATGTAAATTCCATATATTTTAGGTCCTTTGTCTTATACTAAGAAATCAAGGTATATTAACTCGGATTCTTACAAATGTTATTTCAGATATCATTATTCCAATCTCTGTTGACACTTATACTAGAAAAGCAGAGTATTTTGTGCATCCTTCTCTAAGTTTCTATAGATGAATTTATAGTTTGTGAATTCAGGTAAACTTTTTTAGAAGTTATGACGATGTGAAAGATTGCTGTGTTCCAATCTCATTACATGCATAAAAAAATGGATGGAAGATAGCAAAAGAACTATACATAATTGATTTCACAACTTCAAAGATTTAGGACTGAGCCTGATAAACTTCGCCTTTCTGACTTGTGTCATCTTTCCTCATGGATGGATCAATTTCCATGGTTGACATTTGTAACGAGGGCACAATTGGAGGTTTTATTCTGCGTGTAACTGTCATCTTCAACCCCTGTGTTGTATGAATTGTTGCTCCAGTAGTCATCTCAACCTATGACAGCAAAATTAATCATTCAGATTCTGCTTAGTACATTGCAGTTTCAGTGAAGCAATTGAATTTGCTTTAAGACCATTATTCAAGGCAAAAAGTTTTGTTAAAAACAATGACAGGTTCCTGAGACTTGATCAAACATTGTTAAATATcacaacaaaagaaacaaacTTACTGGTGGGGCTCCAACTGCCATTTGAAAGTTGAACCGTCTAACAAGCATTGCAAGTGCTACTATGGTCTACCATAAGTATCATAAGATCATGCAAGTGAAAAATTTTCATTAGTATGTGAGGAATAGCAAATCATGTCTCATATTATCATAGGGTTTACGTCTCGAATCTCCTATAAAAAGGACAGTCCGGTGAACAAACAAATACACCCTTAACCTCACAAGTCACAACAATATAACATTCACATTACCTCATATGAAGCAAACAAATCACCAACACATTTCCGCGGTCCTCCCCCAAATGGAAGATACCTGAAAGAGAGAGTAGCAATATTACTTGcattaaaataaagaacagaatagaacaacaaaaataaattaagtgcAGATAAAATATacttgaagttttgatttgtCTCATTGGGGTTAGGTCCATCTACTGGCCATCTTTCCGGTTGAAACTTATCAGCATCATCCCATAGGTTTGGACTACGATGCAGGTTCCAGACAGATATAAAGATATCTTCACCTCTGCAAGTAATTGATGACATAAAATCATTACATTTCAGAAAAGAATACTCTAAGTTGGCCGAAACAAAAATGATCGATATTCATCCCTTAAGGTTACATCCTCGTTGTTTTAGAAATTACTGTGATTTCACATGTGAAGTAGTAGGTGTATAGCGCAATGTGAATTCAGCCATGAAATTTTCTATATAGGGAGGTAAGTGTGTTTTCTGTAACAGGGTAGTTTTCTTGATAGAAGAAAAGCAAGATATAAGTTAATGAAATCTTAGACTGGTTAGTGTAATTTACTAACGAAAAAGACTTACTAAACTAGACAAAGAATCCATTAGCATTACCTTTTTATAGGATACTCGCCGAGCATATCATTCTCAAGAGAGCGACGGATCAACACTGGTGGTTGAGGGTAAAGCCTCATTGACTGAATATTGAATAGATTTCAATAAgttcaacaattataaaaaaatcagcTCTAATACTATAGCAAGTCTCCTTTCTACCTCATTGATCACTCGGGTTGTATATCGGAGTTTCTTCATGTCTTCGATAGTTGGAAATCGATCCCCTAGTACAGAGTCAACCTATGAAATTTTATACATTGTTAGATTCTTGTGAGTGGGAAACTTAATCGTTACTCTGATAACAATCAACAGAAACAGCAAATAAAAGGACTATTATTTTAGACATTAATGCATTATAAGTCAAGTTTACACATTATTAAATTGAACCACAAATCTGTTTGCATGCATGTGCACGTGCATGTGACTATTCGTGTGTGCCCGTGCGTGTGCGAGTGTATAATGCAGCAGTGAGACCACAAATTATACCTTTGATAGAAGATGGAAGGTCCAAGTTAAAACAGCAGCTGAAGTTTCATGTCCAGCAATGAGCATTGTCATTAAATCATCGCGGAGTTGCTTACTCGACACCTACAAAGAGTCATTAGTTTGCAATTATGTCAAATTCTTGTTTCCTCAACTAAAATAACTTGAGAAATAAGCTAACATACATCATCTCCTGATGCCAACAAGAAATGCAGAATACTTGGATCTTGCTCATTCATGTACTCCTCGTGAAACTGTAACTCTTCTTCGTCCACCATTCTCTGcaaatgataattaaaaaaaatattaaaaatgtatGAGATACCACCACAGGTTTAGCAGCAGACTCTAGCATTGTAAAGGTTCACAATGGGAATCAAGTTAATTATTTTGGAGGTCCCTATAATTTAACTCAATTTTCAATCGGGTCCCTATAGCTTAAAAGTTTGTAAATAGTAATTAGGTGCCTACATTATacaaaaagttttaatttggtccttatattttaaacatttaaatttttcatgATTAAAATCTCCATAGTATACCAAAATT from Arachis duranensis cultivar V14167 chromosome 4, aradu.V14167.gnm2.J7QH, whole genome shotgun sequence encodes:
- the LOC107485839 gene encoding sterol 3-beta-glucosyltransferase UGT80A2 isoform X1 — its product is MAESSSNTRLSNSSDEVSVYLDAEPRSTTDIATTSSSSGHVDRDTSTTRHSLAEVMAMAEAEAEPAPTRHSRYHRQKSATKVRKNTGIGSIMKFLDENLPAKKRLRFLKRASVIKDDGTVEFDVPRDINPPENIGTTVTSREPCNESGEAIPYHDIHPLQIVMLIVGTRGDVQPFVAIGKRLQEDGHRVRLASHKNFKDFVLSAGLEFYPLGGDPKVLAGYMVKNKGFLPSGRSEIHRQRNQIKAIINSLLPACNSADPDTHVAFNADAIIANPPAYGHTHVAEFLKVPLHIFFTMPWTPTNEFPHPLSRVKQQIAYRLSYQIVDSLIWLGIRDLINEFRKKKLKLRPITYLSGSYTSPPNMPYGYIWSPHLVPKPKDWGPNIDVVGFCFLDLASDYEPPISLLEWLEEGEKEGKKPIYIGFGSLPLEQPDKMTQIIIEALDKTGQRGIINKGWGGLGNLAETKNSVYLLDNCPHDWLFPRCKAVVHHGGAGTTAAGLRAACPTTIVPFFGDQPFWGERVHARGVGPAPIPVDEFTLGRLVDAINYMLKPEVKTNAEELADAMKHEDGVAGAVAAFYKHYHPQTLDSETNHQLVATVPRLGFSFLGCFGLSRSKSTTSR
- the LOC107485839 gene encoding sterol 3-beta-glucosyltransferase UGT80A2 isoform X2; the protein is MAMAEAEAEPAPTRHSRYHRQKSATKVRKNTGIGSIMKFLDENLPAKKRLRFLKRASVIKDDGTVEFDVPRDINPPENIGTTVTSREPCNESGEAIPYHDIHPLQIVMLIVGTRGDVQPFVAIGKRLQEDGHRVRLASHKNFKDFVLSAGLEFYPLGGDPKVLAGYMVKNKGFLPSGRSEIHRQRNQIKAIINSLLPACNSADPDTHVAFNADAIIANPPAYGHTHVAEFLKVPLHIFFTMPWTPTNEFPHPLSRVKQQIAYRLSYQIVDSLIWLGIRDLINEFRKKKLKLRPITYLSGSYTSPPNMPYGYIWSPHLVPKPKDWGPNIDVVGFCFLDLASDYEPPISLLEWLEEGEKEGKKPIYIGFGSLPLEQPDKMTQIIIEALDKTGQRGIINKGWGGLGNLAETKNSVYLLDNCPHDWLFPRCKAVVHHGGAGTTAAGLRAACPTTIVPFFGDQPFWGERVHARGVGPAPIPVDEFTLGRLVDAINYMLKPEVKTNAEELADAMKHEDGVAGAVAAFYKHYHPQTLDSETNHQLVATVPRLGFSFLGCFGLSRSKSTTSR